The Methanooceanicella nereidis genomic interval CGCAAGGCATGTCCCGGACAAGATCGCCATGACCATCGGTATCTTCTGTACCGAGAACTTCACCTACCAGGGCCTTAAGACCATCATCGAGGACCACTGCAAGGTGCCCATCGAGTCCGTCAAGAAGATGGAGATCGGCAAGGGCAAGTTCTCGATCAAGGCAGACAAGGACGTCGCTATACCCATCAAGGAAACCCACAAGTACGAACAGCCGGGCGACCACGTCTGCACTGACCTGACAGCGGAGTTCGCGGACATAGCCACCGGTTCCATCGGAACCCCGGACGGATGGTCCACCACCTTCGGAAGGACAACAAGGGGAACCGAGTTACTGAAGAAGGCGATCGCTGCAGGCGTATTCGAGTCCAAGGCGATGGCAGATGTCCAGCCGGGATTACCGTTACTCGAGAAGCTCGAGGCCGCCAAGAAGGACAAGGCCAAGAAGCACGTCGAGGAAATGAAATCCCTCGGATTATTCGTCACCCCGGGCATTATATACTGAACGTGGAAAATACGAAGCAGGCCCCACAGGGCTTGCTTAAACCTTTTTATTTTATCGTATGTTTATTTACGATGGCTGTGGCCGTCGATTTTTATCGCGGGCTAAAATAGATCATGAATAAAAATTAATCCATGTCCTCTATCTTGAAGACTTCCGTAAGCATGCCTGCCTTATAATCCTCGAAGGCGTCTTCTGCAGTACCTACGGCCCCTTTGAAAACCCTGACACCTTCATTCAGCAATATGACAAGCATATGGGGCCCCACATATCCGCTGAGGATTATTTTAACGCCGATGTCGGCCAGGAATTTTGCAGGCGTCTTTCCGCCTTTTACGTTAGGGTCGTTATGTAATATCTCGAAGGACTTTATTTCCACACCTTCCGTCTCCAGTATGACAAAATCCTCCGCCATACCGAAATGGTCCGTGATCTCCGACTGCAAGCCGTTTGGCGATAATACCGGGACTGCCATTTTGATCATTGGTCACACCTGAACAAATCATGCTGAAATAAAGGCAAATGATAGCGATGCCTGTTAGATATTATTTAAAAAAGGGATTATAAAAGGATGCCGGAATTATCTGTTACTACAGTCACATTTACCAATCTCGGAATTTTCGCACAGCTTGCCGGCAGAATATTGTTTTACGGCATCTGATATGCTCCCGTTTGCCCCAAAGAATACGCGTATACCGTTCCCTATGAAAGAAAGGCGCTCTATCTCCTTGATGTCGTCCACGAGGACTGCTTCCACGCCTTTTCCGGATAGCATAAAGGTCACTGCGCCGGTCATGCCGTTGACGCTTTCGGGCAGCGTGATGGCCAGAGGTTCTACGCCGGATATGCCATTACTATCTATTTCGACGATGGTAAAATATTTACAGCCGGAAATACCCCTGCAAACGTTCGAATTTAATCCTTCTCCGGAATCTGATGGTATGCCTATTTTCATCGTATCGTCAATCTATAGGGACATATGTATTAAAAACTTTAGCATACGCGAGACGAAAAGCATATCTAAAAAAGGATAAATTATGAATAGATACCTATATTAGAGATAGATAGAACCTATTAAACATATAATTCATATAATAAAAAAGTTCGTGGTTTTCATGAGGATCAGCATAATAGGAACAGGCTATGTCGGCACCGTTACTGGCACATGCTTCGCTCACCTCGGAAACGAGGTCATATGCGTGGACGTCGACCCGAAAAGAGTGGAAATGATAAATAAAGGCATCCCCCCGATATATGAGGAAGGGCTTGAAGAGCTTTTAAAGGAGCACGCGGGAAAGAATCTCAGGGCAACGCTCGATTATGATGATGCGATAGAGAACTCGGATATATCATTTATTTGTGTCCCAACCCCGTCGGATGAGAACGGTAAGATAGACCTTCGTTTTATACGAGAGGCCAGCAAGAGTATCGGGGAGAGGATAAAGAACAAGGATTCTTATCACGTGGTCGTCGTAAAAAGCACGGTAGTGC includes:
- the frhB gene encoding coenzyme F420 hydrogenase subunit beta, whose product is MAFGKYKEVYALKAKDNAVTGVAQDGGVVTALLCYALDQGIIDGAIVAGNSETPWLPKPVVATTKEEIIAAAGTKYTISPNVAAVKDAVREMGCDKLAVVGTPCQIYAIQKMRLYPFGARHVPDKIAMTIGIFCTENFTYQGLKTIIEDHCKVPIESVKKMEIGKGKFSIKADKDVAIPIKETHKYEQPGDHVCTDLTAEFADIATGSIGTPDGWSTTFGRTTRGTELLKKAIAAGVFESKAMADVQPGLPLLEKLEAAKKDKAKKHVEEMKSLGLFVTPGIIY
- a CDS encoding NifB/NifX family molybdenum-iron cluster-binding protein translates to MIKMAVPVLSPNGLQSEITDHFGMAEDFVILETEGVEIKSFEILHNDPNVKGGKTPAKFLADIGVKIILSGYVGPHMLVILLNEGVRVFKGAVGTAEDAFEDYKAGMLTEVFKIEDMD
- a CDS encoding NifB/NifX family molybdenum-iron cluster-binding protein codes for the protein MKIGIPSDSGEGLNSNVCRGISGCKYFTIVEIDSNGISGVEPLAITLPESVNGMTGAVTFMLSGKGVEAVLVDDIKEIERLSFIGNGIRVFFGANGSISDAVKQYSAGKLCENSEIGKCDCSNR